In Gracilibacillus salitolerans, the sequence GAGTTCTTTCATATGACTTCTGGAAAAAATTTGCGGATATTCCTAATGTGCATGCGATTAAGATTGCACCGTTTAATCGCTACCTTTCACTTGATGTGGTAAGGGCAGTATGCAATTCACAAAGAAATGCAGAGATTGCATTATACACCGGAAATGACGACAATATCGTGAATGACCTGCTAACTGTCTACCACGTAAATGTTGATGGCAAAAAAGTAGAAAAGAGGATTGTCGGAGGTTTACTGGGACACTGGTCAGTATGGACAAAAAAAGCAGTAGAAATATTTAATGAAATAAAAAAAGTGCAGCATCATAACCATATCCCAAGTGAGTTTTTAACATTAGCACAAGAGATTACCGATATAAATGCTGCCTTCTTTGATGCTAAAAATAATTTTAAAGGAAGTATTGCAGGGATTAATGAAGTGTTAGCCAGACAAGGTTTGCTTCAAGGAAGATGGTGCTTACTGGAAGAGGAAGATCTTGGACCTAATCAAGGGGAAGAAATAAATCGTGTATATGCAGCATACCCGCATTTACATGATGATGAATTCGTGGAAGAGAATCTTTCAAAGTGGTTCAGCTAAATAGATAATGACTGAAAAAATTTTTCTGGAAGGAGTAATAGAATAATGCGAAAAATTATTGCAAATAACAAACAAGTTGAAATAATTGAGGATGAATTACCGGCAGTAAAACCTTCTTACTTA encodes:
- a CDS encoding dihydrodipicolinate synthase family protein; this encodes MLKESVKINLHEGAFIPAHPLALTKERELDEQSQRALTRYYIDAGVGGLAVGVHTTQFEIRDPAFDLFERVLKLAMEEMKMAQVPNSFIKIAGICGPLHQAVKEAEFAKKIGYDLGLVSMGGLQSLTEDELLERTKKVAEIIPVIGFYLQPAVGGRVLSYDFWKKFADIPNVHAIKIAPFNRYLSLDVVRAVCNSQRNAEIALYTGNDDNIVNDLLTVYHVNVDGKKVEKRIVGGLLGHWSVWTKKAVEIFNEIKKVQHHNHIPSEFLTLAQEITDINAAFFDAKNNFKGSIAGINEVLARQGLLQGRWCLLEEEDLGPNQGEEINRVYAAYPHLHDDEFVEENLSKWFS